In Deltaproteobacteria bacterium, a single genomic region encodes these proteins:
- a CDS encoding nucleotidyltransferase, with product MASDIETVLTALNQANVRYLVVGGVAVVLHGHLRTTADLDLIIQLETDNTLRAVDALAQLGYQPRAPVPIEQFADASMRQSWLTEKGMTVLGLWSENFPTLEVDLFIAEPIDFNTAYNRALTVTLDSTTATVVSLDDLISLKRMAARAIDLADIEAMQALKEVNENSNE from the coding sequence TTGGCCAGCGATATCGAAACAGTATTGACCGCGTTGAATCAGGCAAACGTCCGCTATCTTGTTGTCGGAGGAGTTGCGGTAGTTTTGCATGGTCATTTACGTACAACGGCTGATTTAGATTTAATAATACAACTTGAGACTGACAATACTTTACGAGCAGTGGATGCTTTGGCTCAGCTAGGGTATCAACCAAGAGCGCCGGTACCTATTGAACAGTTTGCCGATGCTTCGATGCGACAATCTTGGTTAACTGAAAAAGGTATGACAGTTTTAGGGTTATGGAGCGAGAATTTTCCGACTCTTGAAGTTGATCTCTTTATTGCTGAACCAATAGATTTTAACACTGCCTATAATCGCGCATTAACCGTTACGCTTGATTCTACAACTGCAACGGTTGTGTCTCTTGATGATTTGATATCATTGAAACGTATGGCAGCGCGAGCTATAGATTTAGCTGACATTGAAGCAATGCAAGCTCTTAAAGAAGTAAATGAGAATTCTAATGAATAA
- a CDS encoding ATP-binding protein → MFNRWLKFPENSTCMLLGARRVGKTTLLRQRFPDAIYYTLDDFDVLRFARTDPKGLIQSITKSFAIIDEIQRCPELLIAVKYAIDTQNKTFIMTGSSALGLLSQGVETLAGRMHPLELPTACWGEELGPPTHECFNVVNQLQAIKARRQLKDSIIYGGFPEVINCNNAESKQEILHNYKNSYFAKDLALLSNVENADGLMAILSYLAISLGSHTSVVNAARESALSYPTARKYLNVLEASRLVFKLYGYQFGPAKRHAKAAKYYFADNGILFALGIKVSIGQQLENFVIAEIEKRRRLGRFNCDQLLYYQSAGGAEIDIIIDEPSLTTAIEIKNTINPAANDVRHLKTFLNSKNADKPRRALLLHMGDNASIENDVQLLPIAHLWRSL, encoded by the coding sequence ATGTTTAATAGATGGTTAAAATTTCCTGAAAATTCCACTTGTATGCTTTTAGGTGCTCGCCGGGTTGGAAAAACCACGCTATTACGGCAACGTTTTCCTGATGCAATATATTATACCCTCGATGACTTCGATGTTTTACGTTTTGCACGTACTGACCCAAAAGGTCTGATTCAATCAATAACTAAATCATTTGCTATAATTGACGAAATTCAAAGATGCCCTGAGTTACTTATCGCGGTTAAATATGCGATCGATACACAGAACAAAACTTTTATCATGACTGGGTCAAGCGCCTTGGGGTTATTATCTCAAGGGGTTGAAACACTTGCTGGTCGCATGCATCCTCTAGAACTTCCAACTGCTTGCTGGGGTGAAGAACTTGGACCACCAACTCATGAGTGCTTTAATGTTGTAAATCAATTACAAGCTATAAAAGCGCGTCGACAACTTAAAGACAGCATTATCTATGGTGGATTCCCAGAAGTAATTAATTGTAACAACGCTGAATCTAAACAAGAAATATTACATAATTATAAAAATAGTTATTTTGCTAAAGACCTGGCATTACTATCAAATGTTGAAAATGCAGATGGCTTAATGGCAATTCTTTCCTATCTAGCTATTTCTCTTGGCTCTCATACTTCAGTAGTTAATGCTGCAAGAGAGTCAGCACTTAGTTACCCAACAGCCCGCAAATATCTTAATGTACTTGAAGCGTCACGCTTAGTTTTTAAACTTTATGGCTATCAATTTGGGCCAGCAAAACGTCATGCTAAAGCTGCTAAATATTATTTTGCTGATAATGGAATTCTCTTTGCGCTTGGTATTAAGGTATCCATCGGGCAGCAGCTAGAAAACTTCGTTATTGCTGAAATAGAAAAACGTCGTCGTCTCGGTCGGTTTAATTGTGATCAGTTACTATATTATCAATCTGCTGGCGGTGCCGAAATCGATATAATCATTGATGAACCATCACTAACAACTGCAATAGAAATTAAAAATACTATTAACCCAGCTGCAAATGATGTGCGTCATCTTAAAACATTTTTAAACAGTAAAAACGCAGATAAACCACGCAGAGCACTTTTACTGCACATGGGCGATAACGCCTCTATAGAAAATGATGTACAATTGCTACCCATCGCTCATCTTTGGCGTAGTTTATAA